A window from Microbacterium ginsengiterrae encodes these proteins:
- the rpmA gene encoding 50S ribosomal protein L27: MAHKKGASSTRNGRDSNAQRLGVKRFGGQQVNAGEIIVRQRGTHFHPGVNVGRGGDDTLFALEAGAVEFGAKGGRKVVNIVAAAQ; this comes from the coding sequence ATGGCACACAAAAAGGGCGCAAGCTCCACCCGCAACGGTCGTGACTCCAACGCCCAGCGACTTGGCGTGAAGCGCTTCGGCGGTCAGCAGGTCAACGCCGGCGAGATCATCGTCCGTCAGCGCGGCACCCACTTCCACCCCGGCGTGAACGTCGGCCGTGGCGGTGACGACACGCTGTTCGCTCTCGAAGCGGGCGCAGTCGAGTTCGGCGCGAAGGGCGGCCGCAAGGTCGTCAACATCGTCGCCGCTGCTCAGTAA
- a CDS encoding DUF4031 domain-containing protein, protein MTVLIDDPIWPAHGRLWAHLVSDSSLDELHAFARRNALPPRSFDQDHYDVPEESLPRLLAAGAERVGGKELVRRLIASGLRVPARDRRG, encoded by the coding sequence GTGACCGTACTGATCGACGACCCCATCTGGCCCGCTCACGGACGGCTGTGGGCGCACCTGGTCAGCGACAGCAGCCTTGATGAGCTGCACGCCTTCGCCCGGCGCAACGCGCTTCCTCCGCGGTCGTTCGACCAGGACCACTACGACGTCCCCGAGGAGTCGCTGCCCCGACTCCTTGCCGCCGGCGCTGAGCGCGTCGGCGGCAAGGAGTTGGTGCGACGACTGATCGCGTCAGGACTTCGAGTCCCCGCCCGCGACAGACGCGGATGA
- the rplU gene encoding 50S ribosomal protein L21, whose translation MVYAVVRAGGRQEKVEVGTIVQLDRVQAAQGEKIELPAVLLVDGSTVTTDADKLAKVTVTAEVIGNLRGPKIVIQKYKNKTGYKKRQGHRQELTRVKITGIK comes from the coding sequence GTGGTTTACGCAGTAGTGCGCGCCGGTGGGCGGCAGGAGAAGGTCGAGGTCGGCACGATCGTTCAGCTCGACCGTGTTCAGGCTGCTCAGGGTGAGAAGATCGAACTGCCCGCAGTCCTTCTCGTCGACGGTTCGACGGTGACCACCGACGCCGACAAGCTGGCGAAGGTCACGGTCACGGCCGAGGTCATCGGCAACCTCCGCGGCCCGAAGATCGTCATCCAGAAGTACAAGAACAAGACCGGCTACAAGAAGCGTCAGGGCCACCGCCAGGAGCTCACGCGCGTCAAGATCACCGGCATCAAGTAA
- a CDS encoding Rne/Rng family ribonuclease produces MADENNDNNTPTLDAKEAGALAPDAPEAVAVTEPQADTAAAEDSAESSEATAEQTPAEPQAEAEPIAEAEPHTPAGTAESEATAGAETKADADSKAKADAGTQTDADSEAKADAETQAETVAAETDATAQASKPAPEPEKPKALTAVSLGLLPEVFVSRVSTQLHFYAPEITPLPARPGRDRTDVRDEDQDEAPSNRRGRRRRGGRDDDDQRDEPRQRQRAVEYITEPKAIKGSTRLEAKKQRRRDGRDAGRRRPVVTEAEFLARRESVDRKMVVRSKNGRTQIGVLEDAVLVEHYVARNQDASLIGNVYLGRVQNVLPSMEAAFVDIGRGRNAVLYSGEVDWDGVETGNQPRRIELALKPGDRVLVQVTKDPVGHKGARLTSQISLPGRYLVYVPGGSMNGISRKLPDNERARLKRILKEVLPESSGVIVRTAAEGATEEQLTRDVQRLTSQWEHIQKQVASQQAPALLHAEPDLLVKIVRDVFNEDFTKMLIQGEESQRTIRAYLESVAPDLLERVEAYEDDVDPFDAFRITEQIEKALDRKVWLPSGGSLVIDRTEAMTVVDVNTGKFVGSGGNLEETVTKNNLEAAEEIVRQLRLRDIGGIIVVDFIDMVLESNRDLVLRRLVECLSRDRTKHQVAEVTSLGLVQMTRKKLGLGLLETFSEACEVCAGRGVVVHHDPVVKHRSNSNGQTGGRRQRGGGQQNQNTQQNAPVAHAIPEGAKTALAQIAASTLAPSAEPVTEAEPAVEVEQAPAQERPKKPRRKRGSDRGAAPKSPAEQLLDSVLDALPEPKAPGQGRNRRRVTTAALTGTPVSVNTSSASVAGGDSKS; encoded by the coding sequence ATGGCCGATGAGAACAATGACAACAACACCCCGACCCTCGATGCGAAAGAAGCGGGCGCGCTAGCGCCGGACGCTCCGGAAGCGGTCGCGGTGACGGAGCCGCAGGCTGACACGGCCGCCGCCGAAGACAGCGCCGAGTCGTCGGAGGCGACGGCTGAGCAGACTCCTGCCGAGCCGCAGGCCGAGGCGGAGCCGATCGCTGAGGCCGAGCCCCACACGCCGGCCGGTACGGCCGAGTCGGAGGCGACGGCCGGCGCCGAGACGAAGGCGGATGCCGACTCCAAGGCGAAGGCGGATGCCGGGACGCAGACGGATGCCGATTCCGAGGCGAAGGCGGATGCCGAGACGCAGGCTGAGACCGTCGCTGCCGAGACTGACGCCACGGCTCAGGCCTCGAAGCCCGCACCCGAGCCGGAGAAGCCGAAGGCACTGACAGCGGTGAGCCTGGGGCTCCTGCCCGAGGTCTTCGTGTCGCGGGTGTCGACGCAACTGCACTTCTACGCTCCGGAGATCACGCCGCTGCCCGCTCGGCCGGGCCGTGACCGGACCGACGTCCGCGACGAGGATCAGGACGAGGCTCCGTCCAACCGCCGCGGGCGTCGTCGCCGCGGCGGGCGCGACGACGACGATCAGCGCGATGAGCCGCGTCAGCGGCAGCGCGCCGTCGAGTACATCACCGAGCCGAAGGCGATCAAGGGATCGACGCGTCTTGAGGCGAAGAAGCAGCGCCGACGTGACGGACGCGATGCGGGCCGTCGGCGCCCTGTCGTCACCGAGGCGGAGTTCCTCGCCCGGCGCGAGTCCGTCGACCGCAAGATGGTCGTCCGCTCCAAGAACGGTCGTACGCAGATCGGTGTCCTCGAGGATGCGGTCCTCGTCGAGCACTACGTCGCACGCAATCAGGACGCGTCCCTGATCGGCAACGTGTACCTCGGTCGCGTGCAGAACGTGCTGCCCAGCATGGAAGCCGCGTTCGTCGACATCGGCCGAGGCCGCAACGCCGTGCTCTACTCCGGCGAGGTCGACTGGGACGGCGTCGAGACGGGCAACCAGCCGCGTCGCATCGAACTGGCTCTGAAGCCCGGCGACCGGGTGCTCGTACAGGTCACCAAGGACCCCGTCGGGCACAAGGGTGCGCGACTCACCAGCCAGATCTCCCTCCCCGGCCGCTACCTCGTGTACGTGCCCGGCGGATCGATGAACGGCATCAGCCGCAAGCTCCCGGACAACGAGCGTGCGCGCCTGAAGCGCATCCTCAAGGAAGTCCTTCCCGAATCCAGCGGCGTGATCGTCCGTACGGCGGCCGAGGGCGCGACGGAGGAGCAGCTCACGCGCGACGTGCAGCGTCTGACCTCCCAGTGGGAGCACATCCAGAAGCAGGTGGCGAGCCAGCAGGCACCCGCGCTGCTGCACGCCGAGCCCGACCTGCTCGTCAAGATCGTCCGCGACGTCTTCAACGAGGACTTCACCAAGATGCTCATCCAGGGCGAGGAATCGCAGCGCACGATCCGTGCGTACCTCGAAAGCGTCGCCCCCGACCTCCTCGAGCGCGTCGAGGCATACGAGGACGATGTCGACCCGTTCGACGCGTTCCGGATCACCGAGCAGATCGAGAAGGCGCTGGACCGCAAGGTCTGGTTGCCCTCCGGTGGATCGCTCGTGATCGACCGGACCGAGGCGATGACCGTGGTCGACGTCAACACCGGCAAGTTCGTCGGCTCGGGCGGAAACCTCGAGGAGACCGTCACCAAGAACAACCTGGAGGCGGCCGAGGAGATCGTCCGCCAGCTGCGCCTGCGTGACATCGGCGGAATCATCGTCGTGGACTTCATCGACATGGTGCTCGAGTCCAACCGGGACCTCGTGCTTCGCCGTCTGGTGGAGTGCCTCAGCCGCGACCGGACGAAGCATCAGGTGGCAGAGGTCACCTCGCTCGGTCTGGTCCAGATGACCCGCAAGAAGCTCGGTCTCGGGCTCCTGGAGACCTTCAGCGAGGCGTGCGAGGTGTGCGCCGGTCGCGGCGTGGTCGTGCACCACGACCCCGTCGTCAAGCACCGCTCGAACTCCAACGGGCAGACCGGCGGACGTCGCCAGCGCGGTGGGGGACAGCAGAACCAGAACACGCAGCAGAACGCTCCGGTGGCGCACGCCATCCCCGAGGGGGCCAAGACCGCGCTCGCGCAGATCGCAGCCTCCACGCTCGCGCCCAGCGCGGAGCCGGTGACCGAGGCGGAACCCGCCGTCGAGGTCGAGCAGGCCCCGGCTCAGGAGCGCCCGAAGAAGCCCCGCCGCAAGCGCGGCTCCGACCGTGGCGCTGCGCCCAAGAGCCCTGCGGAGCAGCTGCTGGACTCCGTCCTCGACGCCCTGCCCGAGCCCAAGGCTCCGGGTCAGGGGCGCAATCGTCGTCGAGTGACCACTGCCGCCCTCACCGGGACGCCCGTGTCGGTGAACACGTCATCCGCGTCTGTCGCGGGCGGGGACTCGAAGTCCTGA
- the obgE gene encoding GTPase ObgE produces MVTFVDTVTLHLRAGKGGNGCVSVHREKFKPLGGPDGGNGGDGGDIVLVADPQTGTLLSYHHSPHRASGNGGFGMGDHRSGFEGETLELPVPVGTVVKTPEGEVLIDMVTPGERFVVAEGGRGGLGNAALAGPKRKAPGFALLGTPGFEGDVVLELKTVADVALVGYPSAGKSSLIAAVSAARPKIADYPFTTLHPNLGVVQAGDARYTVADVPGLIEGASEGRGLGLEFLRHVERCSALLHVLDCATLEPGRDPISDLDVILAELAAYEVPEGQTPLLERPQLVALNKIDVPEARDLADLVRPELEARGFRVFDISTVSHEGLRPLTFALGEIVEKHRAETAVEVPTERVVIRPKGAQKPFSIRVEGGSYGTYYRILGEKPVRWVQQTDFQNEEAVGYLADRLERLGVEDELFRLGATPGATVVIGEGDGLIFDWEPSMRSAAELMTAPRGTDPRFAPNSRRTTSERREQYYERMDARTAYRAEQDEKRRATAGQDVEGELE; encoded by the coding sequence ATGGTCACGTTCGTCGACACGGTGACGCTGCATCTGCGCGCCGGCAAGGGCGGCAACGGCTGTGTGTCCGTTCACCGTGAGAAGTTCAAGCCGCTCGGTGGTCCGGATGGGGGTAACGGCGGAGACGGTGGCGACATCGTGCTCGTCGCCGACCCGCAGACCGGAACGCTCCTGTCGTACCACCACTCACCGCACCGCGCCTCCGGGAACGGTGGATTCGGCATGGGCGACCACCGCTCCGGCTTCGAAGGGGAGACCCTCGAGCTTCCGGTCCCCGTCGGCACCGTCGTCAAGACGCCCGAGGGTGAAGTCCTCATCGACATGGTCACCCCCGGCGAGCGGTTCGTCGTCGCAGAGGGCGGTCGCGGGGGGCTGGGCAACGCGGCCCTCGCCGGCCCGAAGCGGAAGGCTCCCGGCTTCGCTCTGCTCGGCACTCCTGGATTCGAGGGCGATGTCGTCCTCGAGCTCAAGACCGTCGCGGACGTCGCGCTCGTCGGCTACCCGTCTGCGGGGAAGTCCAGCCTGATCGCGGCGGTCTCCGCCGCTCGTCCGAAGATCGCGGATTACCCCTTCACGACGCTGCACCCGAACCTCGGGGTCGTCCAGGCGGGGGACGCGCGGTACACGGTCGCCGATGTGCCCGGCCTCATCGAAGGGGCGAGTGAGGGACGCGGGCTCGGTCTCGAGTTCCTCCGTCACGTCGAGCGCTGCTCTGCGCTTCTGCACGTGCTCGACTGCGCGACCCTCGAACCGGGCCGCGACCCCATCTCCGACCTCGACGTGATCCTCGCGGAGCTCGCCGCATATGAGGTGCCAGAGGGGCAGACGCCGCTCCTCGAGCGTCCGCAGCTCGTCGCCCTGAACAAGATCGACGTCCCTGAGGCGCGCGACCTCGCAGACCTCGTCCGTCCCGAGCTCGAAGCGCGCGGCTTCCGCGTCTTCGACATCTCCACGGTCTCCCACGAGGGGCTGCGGCCGCTGACCTTCGCTCTCGGCGAGATCGTCGAGAAGCACCGCGCCGAGACCGCCGTCGAGGTGCCCACCGAGCGCGTCGTCATCCGCCCCAAGGGTGCGCAGAAGCCGTTCAGCATCCGCGTCGAGGGCGGTTCCTACGGCACGTACTACCGAATCCTCGGCGAGAAGCCGGTGCGCTGGGTCCAGCAGACCGACTTCCAGAACGAGGAGGCCGTCGGATACCTGGCCGATCGACTCGAGCGTCTCGGTGTCGAGGACGAGCTGTTCCGCCTGGGGGCGACCCCCGGCGCGACGGTCGTCATCGGCGAGGGCGACGGTCTCATCTTCGACTGGGAGCCCTCGATGCGCTCGGCTGCTGAGCTGATGACGGCGCCGCGAGGCACCGACCCCCGCTTCGCGCCCAACTCCCGTCGTACGACCAGCGAACGTCGGGAACAGTACTACGAGCGCATGGACGCCAGGACGGCCTACCGCGCCGAGCAGGACGAGAAGCGCCGTGCCACGGCGGGGCAGG
- a CDS encoding vitamin K epoxide reductase family protein yields MSETRPRPTLYAVWLIVASVIGWWAAFQLTVEKFALLADPDASLSCDLSAFIQCGKNLESWQGSVFGFPNPILGLTGWMAPLVVGVAVLAGARFPRWFWALFGAGITFAFGFVCWLISQSIYELIVLCPWCMVTWAVTIPTFFATAVHLLRNGTISRSEKVRARAEKLMAWVPLATILAYAIIIAMAQAKGIDFLGEMAGLLF; encoded by the coding sequence ATGAGTGAGACGCGTCCCCGCCCCACCCTGTACGCCGTCTGGCTCATCGTGGCCAGTGTCATCGGGTGGTGGGCCGCGTTCCAACTCACCGTCGAGAAGTTCGCGCTGCTGGCCGACCCCGATGCGTCCCTGAGCTGCGATCTCAGCGCCTTCATCCAGTGCGGCAAGAACCTGGAGTCCTGGCAGGGATCGGTGTTCGGCTTCCCGAACCCCATCCTCGGCCTCACCGGCTGGATGGCCCCGCTCGTGGTGGGCGTCGCCGTCCTCGCCGGCGCCCGCTTCCCCCGCTGGTTCTGGGCGCTGTTCGGGGCCGGCATCACGTTCGCGTTCGGCTTCGTGTGCTGGCTGATCAGCCAGAGCATCTACGAGCTCATCGTGCTGTGCCCGTGGTGCATGGTGACCTGGGCCGTCACCATCCCGACGTTCTTCGCCACCGCCGTCCACCTGTTGCGCAACGGCACGATCTCGCGGTCGGAGAAGGTGCGCGCTCGTGCCGAGAAGCTGATGGCCTGGGTCCCGCTGGCGACGATCCTCGCCTACGCGATCATCATCGCGATGGCGCAGGCGAAGGGGATCGACTTCCTCGGCGAGATGGCGGGTCTCCTCTTCTGA
- the ndk gene encoding nucleoside-diphosphate kinase produces the protein MAIEETLVLVKPDGVARGLTGAILARIEAKGYALVDIRLVEPDRDLLAEHYAEHEGKPFYEPLLEFMMSGPSVAIRVAGNRVIEGFRSLAGTTDPTSAAPGTIRGDFGRDWGLAVQQNLVHGSDSPESAQRELGIWFD, from the coding sequence ATGGCCATCGAAGAAACCCTCGTCCTCGTCAAGCCGGACGGGGTCGCCCGCGGGCTCACCGGCGCCATCCTCGCGCGGATCGAGGCGAAGGGATATGCACTCGTCGACATCCGTCTCGTCGAGCCCGACCGCGACCTGCTGGCCGAGCACTACGCCGAGCACGAGGGCAAGCCCTTCTACGAGCCGCTGCTGGAGTTCATGATGTCCGGCCCGTCCGTGGCGATCCGCGTCGCGGGCAACCGTGTCATCGAGGGCTTCCGCTCCCTCGCGGGCACGACCGACCCGACGTCGGCCGCACCGGGCACGATCCGCGGAGACTTCGGCCGCGACTGGGGTCTCGCTGTCCAGCAGAACCTCGTGCACGGCTCCGACAGCCCGGAGTCCGCACAGCGCGAACTGGGAATCTGGTTCGACTGA
- a CDS encoding DUF4233 domain-containing protein, with amino-acid sequence MTPRSEGGAHRPPRPPRTLVQKLAPVVLGFEAVIVLLVGFTIFGLRSLPDGIPPWWAIIGAAIVAIAMVAVAGMITKPWAIAAGWVLQVVVALSAFFVPATLLVVLVFGGMWAYATIMGARLDARPPAAATPDHDATDTHTESD; translated from the coding sequence ATGACCCCCCGGTCCGAGGGCGGAGCGCATCGTCCTCCGCGCCCGCCGCGCACGCTCGTGCAGAAGCTCGCCCCCGTCGTGCTCGGCTTCGAGGCCGTCATCGTCCTGCTTGTGGGGTTCACCATCTTCGGTCTGCGCAGTCTCCCCGACGGCATCCCGCCGTGGTGGGCGATCATCGGTGCAGCCATCGTCGCGATCGCGATGGTGGCCGTGGCGGGAATGATCACGAAGCCGTGGGCGATCGCCGCGGGCTGGGTCCTTCAGGTCGTCGTCGCGCTCTCGGCGTTCTTCGTCCCCGCGACGCTGCTCGTCGTGCTGGTTTTCGGAGGCATGTGGGCGTATGCGACGATCATGGGGGCCCGATTGGATGCGCGGCCACCCGCCGCCGCGACCCCGGACCACGACGCAACCGACACTCACACAGAGAGCGACTGA